In Rhizobium sp. WSM4643, the following are encoded in one genomic region:
- a CDS encoding GNAT family N-acetyltransferase codes for MTMRPASPDDLETIVTLTTAAYRPYTELFGAPPIPVTEDYAPRIECGEVWLCEIGGQTAGLVVVERHSDHLMLFSIAVSPAFQGAGHGLAMLHWLEGKARELAVPEIRLYTNARMEPNIALYSAFGFQETGRRPNPYRPGWTLVYMTKEINAA; via the coding sequence ATGACGATGAGGCCAGCGTCGCCCGATGATCTGGAAACGATCGTGACGCTGACAACAGCCGCCTATCGGCCCTATACCGAACTCTTCGGTGCTCCGCCGATCCCGGTGACGGAGGATTACGCGCCGCGGATCGAATGCGGCGAGGTCTGGCTCTGCGAGATCGGCGGGCAAACGGCCGGCCTGGTGGTCGTCGAACGGCATTCCGATCACCTCATGCTGTTCAGCATCGCGGTCTCGCCGGCCTTTCAGGGTGCCGGACACGGGCTGGCGATGCTGCATTGGCTGGAGGGCAAGGCGCGGGAATTGGCCGTGCCGGAGATCCGGCTCTACACGAATGCGCGGATGGAGCCGAATATCGCGCTCTACAGCGCCTTCGGATTTCAGGAAACGGGTCGCCGACCGAACCCTTATCGGCCAGGATGGACGCTCGTCTACATGACGAAAGAGATCAATGCGGCCTGA
- the uvrA gene encoding excinuclease ABC subunit UvrA: MSELKTISIRGAREHNLKSIDLDLPRNKLIVMTGLSGSGKSSLAFDTIYAEGQRRYVESLSAYARQFLEMMQKPDVDQIDGLSPAISIEQKTTSRNPRSTVGTVTEIYDYMRLLFARVGVPYSPATGLPIESQTVSQMVDRILDFGEGTRLYILAPLVRGRKGEYKKELAELMKKGFQRVKVDGQFYEIAEAPVLDKKYKHDIDVVVDRIVVRSDVSARLADSLETCLKLADGLAVAEFADKPLPPEETSAGGSANKSLNETHERVLFSEKFACPVSGFTIPEIEPRLFSFNNPFGACPTCDGLGAQQKIDADLIVPEPERTLRDGAIAPWAKSTSPYYNQTLEALGKHYGFKLGTRWNDLSDEAKDVILNGTNDKIEFHYADGARSYTTQKNFEGIITNLERRWKETDSAWAREDIERFMSAAPCPSCNGFRLKPEALAVKIDTLHIGEVTAMSIRVARDWFETLPASFNAKQNEIAVRILKEIRDRLRFLNDVGLEYLSLSRNSGTLSGGESQRIRLASQIGSGLTGVLYVLDEPSIGLHQRDNARLLDTLKHLRDIGNTVIVVEHDEDAILSADDVVDIGPAAGIHGGQVIAHGTPQDIMDNPNSLTGKYLSGELGVPVPNERRKPKKGREIKVVGARGNNLKNVTASIPLGVFTAVTGVSGGGKSTFLVETLYKSAARRVMGARENPADHDRIDGFEHIDKVIDIDQSPIGRTPRSNPATYTGAFTPIRDWFAGLPEAKARGYQPGRFSFNVKGGRCEACQGDGVIKIEMHFLPDVYVTCDVCHGKRYNRETLDVTFKQRSIADVLDMTVEEGVDFFAAVPAVRDKLQSLKDVGLGYIKVGQQANTLSGGEAQRVKLAKELSKRSTGRTLYILDEPTTGLHFHDVAKLLEMLHELVNQGNSVVVIEHNLEVIKTADWVLDFGPEGGDGGGEIVATGTPEAIVKEKRSYTGQFLKELLERRPVKKAVAAE; this comes from the coding sequence ATGAGCGAACTGAAGACGATCTCCATCCGCGGCGCGCGCGAGCATAATCTCAAGAGCATCGATCTCGATCTGCCGCGTAACAAGCTGATCGTCATGACAGGGCTTTCGGGTTCCGGCAAATCCTCGCTTGCTTTCGACACGATCTATGCCGAGGGCCAACGGCGCTATGTCGAGAGCCTGTCGGCCTATGCCCGGCAGTTCCTCGAGATGATGCAGAAGCCCGATGTCGACCAGATCGACGGGCTGTCGCCGGCGATCTCGATCGAGCAGAAGACCACCTCGCGCAACCCGCGCTCGACGGTCGGGACCGTCACCGAGATCTACGACTATATGCGCCTGCTCTTTGCCCGCGTCGGCGTTCCCTATTCGCCGGCAACCGGCCTGCCGATCGAGAGCCAGACCGTCAGCCAGATGGTCGACCGCATCCTCGATTTCGGCGAGGGTACCCGTCTTTATATCCTTGCGCCGCTCGTGCGCGGGCGCAAGGGCGAATACAAGAAGGAACTGGCGGAGTTGATGAAGAAAGGCTTCCAGCGCGTTAAGGTCGACGGCCAGTTCTACGAGATCGCCGAAGCGCCGGTGCTCGACAAGAAATACAAACACGACATCGACGTGGTGGTCGACCGCATCGTCGTGCGCTCGGATGTCTCGGCACGCCTGGCGGACAGTCTGGAGACCTGCCTGAAGCTCGCCGACGGGCTGGCGGTTGCCGAATTCGCCGACAAGCCGCTGCCGCCGGAAGAGACGTCGGCCGGCGGTTCGGCCAACAAGTCGCTGAACGAGACGCATGAGCGCGTGCTGTTTTCGGAGAAGTTCGCCTGCCCGGTCTCCGGCTTCACGATTCCCGAGATCGAACCCAGGCTCTTCTCCTTCAACAACCCGTTCGGCGCCTGCCCGACCTGCGACGGCCTCGGCGCCCAGCAGAAGATCGATGCGGATCTGATCGTGCCCGAGCCCGAACGGACGCTGCGCGACGGGGCGATCGCGCCCTGGGCCAAGTCGACCTCGCCCTATTACAACCAGACGCTGGAAGCACTTGGCAAACATTACGGCTTCAAGCTCGGCACCCGCTGGAACGATCTCTCCGACGAGGCCAAGGACGTCATCCTCAACGGCACCAACGACAAGATCGAATTCCATTATGCCGATGGCGCCCGCTCCTATACGACGCAGAAGAATTTCGAAGGCATCATCACCAACCTCGAGCGCCGCTGGAAGGAGACCGATTCCGCCTGGGCGCGCGAGGATATCGAACGCTTCATGTCGGCCGCCCCCTGCCCTTCCTGCAACGGATTCCGCCTGAAGCCGGAGGCGTTGGCGGTGAAGATCGACACGCTGCATATCGGCGAAGTGACCGCGATGTCGATCCGCGTCGCCCGTGACTGGTTCGAGACGCTGCCGGCAAGCTTCAACGCCAAGCAGAACGAGATCGCCGTGCGCATCCTCAAGGAAATCCGCGACCGGCTGCGCTTCCTCAATGACGTCGGCCTGGAATATCTCAGCCTGTCGCGCAATTCCGGCACGCTGTCGGGCGGCGAAAGCCAGCGCATCCGGCTTGCCTCGCAGATCGGCTCGGGACTGACAGGCGTGCTTTACGTGCTCGACGAGCCGTCGATCGGCCTGCATCAGCGCGACAACGCCCGGCTGCTCGACACGCTGAAGCACCTGCGCGACATCGGCAATACCGTCATCGTCGTCGAACATGACGAGGATGCGATCCTGTCGGCCGACGACGTGGTCGATATCGGCCCGGCAGCCGGCATTCACGGCGGCCAGGTGATCGCCCACGGCACGCCGCAGGATATCATGGACAATCCAAACTCGCTGACCGGCAAATATCTGTCGGGCGAGCTCGGCGTTCCGGTTCCCAATGAGCGCCGCAAGCCGAAGAAGGGCCGCGAGATCAAGGTAGTCGGGGCGCGTGGCAACAATCTCAAGAACGTCACGGCGTCGATCCCGCTCGGGGTGTTTACGGCGGTAACCGGCGTTTCCGGCGGCGGCAAATCCACCTTCCTGGTCGAAACGCTCTATAAATCGGCGGCAAGGCGCGTCATGGGCGCGCGTGAAAACCCAGCCGATCACGACCGCATCGACGGTTTCGAGCATATCGACAAGGTGATCGATATCGACCAATCGCCGATCGGCCGCACCCCGCGCTCGAACCCGGCGACCTATACCGGCGCCTTCACGCCGATCCGAGATTGGTTCGCCGGTCTGCCGGAGGCAAAGGCCCGCGGCTACCAGCCGGGCCGCTTCTCCTTCAACGTCAAGGGCGGACGCTGCGAGGCCTGCCAGGGAGACGGCGTCATCAAGATCGAGATGCACTTCCTGCCCGATGTCTACGTCACCTGCGACGTCTGCCACGGCAAGCGCTACAATCGCGAGACACTCGACGTCACATTCAAACAGAGGTCTATCGCCGACGTGCTCGACATGACGGTGGAGGAAGGCGTCGATTTCTTCGCAGCGGTGCCTGCCGTGCGCGACAAGCTGCAATCGCTGAAGGATGTCGGCCTCGGTTATATCAAGGTCGGCCAGCAAGCGAATACGCTTTCGGGCGGCGAGGCGCAGCGCGTCAAGCTTGCCAAGGAACTGTCGAAACGCTCGACGGGTCGCACGCTCTACATTCTCGACGAACCGACAACCGGCCTGCATTTCCACGACGTCGCCAAGCTGCTCGAAATGCTGCACGAACTGGTCAACCAGGGCAATTCGGTGGTGGTGATCGAACACAATCTCGAAGTCATCAAGACGGCCGACTGGGTGCTCGATTTCGGCCCCGAAGGCGGCGATGGTGGCGGTGAGATCGTCGCGACCGGCACGCCGGAAGCAATCGTCAAGGAAAAGCGGTCCTATACCGGACAGTTCCTGAAGGAATTGCTGGAACGGCGCCCGGTGAAGAAGGCGGTTGCGGCGGAATGA
- a CDS encoding single-stranded DNA-binding protein yields MAGSVNKVILIGNVGADPEIRRTQDGRPIANIRLATSETWRDRNSGERREKTEWHTIVVFNEGLCKVVEQYVKKGAKLYIEGQLQTRKWQDQQGQDRYSTEVVLQGFGSTLTMLDGRGEGGGASGGRGSAGGGNDYGDDYGAPAPSSSPSRGGGGGGNFSRDLDDDIPF; encoded by the coding sequence ATGGCTGGTAGTGTGAATAAGGTAATTCTGATTGGAAACGTCGGCGCGGACCCGGAAATCCGCCGCACTCAGGATGGCCGGCCGATCGCCAATATCCGTCTTGCAACCTCGGAGACCTGGCGCGACCGCAATTCCGGCGAGCGCCGCGAAAAGACCGAATGGCACACGATCGTCGTCTTCAACGAAGGCCTCTGCAAGGTCGTCGAGCAATATGTGAAGAAGGGCGCCAAGCTCTATATCGAAGGCCAGCTGCAGACCCGCAAATGGCAGGACCAGCAGGGCCAGGACCGTTACAGCACGGAAGTGGTGCTGCAGGGTTTCGGTTCGACGCTGACGATGCTCGACGGCCGCGGCGAAGGCGGCGGTGCGAGCGGCGGCCGTGGCAGCGCCGGTGGCGGCAACGATTATGGCGACGACTACGGCGCCCCGGCTCCCTCCTCATCACCCAGCCGCGGCGGTGGCGGCGGCGGCAACTTCTCGCGGGATCTCGACGACGACATCCCGTTCTGA